One part of the Georgfuchsia toluolica genome encodes these proteins:
- a CDS encoding TIGR03862 family flavoprotein, which yields MPPAEARKFKVAVIGGGPAGLMATEVLVNGGAQVDVYDAMPSLGRKFLMAGKGGLNLTHAEAMPEFIARYGARSEQVASWLADFDATALRTWVHDLGIETFVGSSGRVFPAEMKAAPLLRAWLHRLRAGGAKFHVRQRWTGWNAQGALRFATPGGEKSVAAAAVVIALGGGSWARLGSDGAWVPLLAARGVDIAPLRPSNCGFDVNWSEHFRSRFTGHPLKNIALSHTDAQGNVLHRQGEFVISAHGVEGSLIYAFSARLRDAIEAQGSTIVHVDLVPAKSLQRLSEEIAHPRGARSMASHLQSRAGIRGVKAGLLRECASRDDYANPARLAAAIKSLPMTLVSPRPLDEAISSAGGICVDALDAQLMLRQLPGVFCAGEMLDWEAPTGGYLLTACFASGRKAGQGVLNWLLSRH from the coding sequence ATGCCGCCGGCTGAAGCACGAAAATTCAAGGTCGCCGTCATCGGCGGCGGCCCGGCCGGACTGATGGCGACCGAAGTGCTGGTCAATGGCGGGGCGCAGGTCGACGTCTATGACGCCATGCCCTCGCTGGGGCGCAAGTTTCTGATGGCGGGCAAGGGTGGTCTTAACCTGACCCATGCCGAAGCCATGCCCGAGTTCATCGCGCGCTATGGCGCGCGCAGCGAGCAGGTGGCGTCGTGGCTGGCCGATTTCGATGCGACGGCGCTGCGCACCTGGGTGCATGATCTTGGCATTGAGACTTTCGTCGGCAGTAGCGGCCGCGTTTTCCCCGCGGAGATGAAAGCCGCACCATTGCTGCGCGCCTGGCTGCATCGCCTGCGCGCGGGTGGCGCAAAATTTCATGTGCGTCAGCGCTGGACCGGATGGAACGCCCAGGGCGCGCTGCGTTTCGCCACACCCGGCGGCGAGAAGTCAGTCGCCGCCGCTGCGGTAGTGATCGCGCTGGGTGGCGGCAGTTGGGCCAGGCTTGGCTCTGACGGCGCATGGGTACCCTTGCTTGCGGCGCGCGGCGTCGACATTGCCCCGTTGCGGCCGAGCAATTGCGGCTTCGACGTGAACTGGAGCGAACATTTCCGCAGCCGCTTCACCGGCCATCCGCTCAAGAACATAGCGCTTTCGCATACGGATGCGCAGGGGAATGTGCTGCACAGGCAAGGCGAATTCGTCATCAGCGCGCACGGCGTCGAAGGCAGCCTGATCTATGCTTTTTCGGCACGCCTGCGCGATGCCATCGAGGCGCAGGGCAGCACCATCGTGCATGTCGATCTTGTTCCGGCCAAGTCCTTGCAGCGCCTCAGCGAAGAGATCGCCCATCCGCGCGGCGCGCGCTCCATGGCCAGCCACCTGCAAAGCCGCGCCGGCATCCGCGGCGTCAAGGCCGGCCTGCTGCGCGAATGCGCGAGCAGGGACGACTATGCCAATCCCGCGCGTCTTGCCGCGGCAATCAAGTCACTGCCCATGACACTGGTTTCGCCCCGCCCGCTCGACGAAGCGATCAGCAGCGCGGGCGGCATCTGCGTCGATGCACTCGATGCGCAATTAATGCTGCGACAACTGCCCGGCGTTTTCTGCGCCGGCGAGATGCTGGATTGGGAGGCGCCGACCGGCGGCTACCTTCTCACCGCCTGTTTCGCCAGCGGACGCAAGGCGGGGCAGGGCGTTCTCAATTGGCTGTTGAGCCGACACTAA
- a CDS encoding MAPEG family protein, protein MTSFPLASLVTLLVLLLMAVTGVNVGRARERYGIKAPAVTGHAMFERAFRVQMNTLESAALLLPALWIYAGYIGDRGAGVMGIIWLGARVWYAVAYMSDPVKRSGGYGLSFLAFVGLWLGALWGVGRVMLH, encoded by the coding sequence ATGACTTCCTTCCCCTTGGCTTCATTGGTTACCCTGCTGGTGCTCTTGCTTATGGCTGTTACAGGAGTGAATGTTGGACGTGCCAGGGAACGCTATGGCATCAAAGCCCCCGCAGTGACGGGACATGCGATGTTCGAGCGCGCGTTCCGCGTTCAAATGAACACTTTGGAAAGTGCAGCACTGTTGTTGCCCGCCTTGTGGATATACGCAGGATATATCGGCGACCGGGGTGCCGGCGTAATGGGAATCATATGGCTTGGCGCCCGTGTATGGTATGCGGTTGCTTATATGAGCGACCCAGTCAAACGAAGCGGCGGATACGGTCTCTCTTTCCTGGCATTTGTCGGGCTGTGGCTTGGAGCTCTATGGGGTGTTGGAAGAGTGATGTTGCACTGA
- the aceA gene encoding isocitrate lyase, whose product MIKSTDKRQAAADAAMIQKDWTENPRWRSVKRGYTADDVVRLRGTVRIKYTLAERGAENLWRLFQERPFVNALGAMTGNQAMQQVKAGVPAIYLSGWQVAADANNAGQMYPDQSLYPADSVPNVVRRINNTLLRADQIHHTEGDDSIDWLAPIVADAEAGFGGVLNAFELMKAMIEAGAAGVHFEDQLASVKKCGHMGGKVLVPTQEAVQKLISARLAADTLGVPTVLIARTDAEAACLLTSDIDDNDKPFATGERTPEGYFYVREGLDQAVSRGLAYAPYADMVWCETGKPDLDFAKRFAEAIRKVYPDKLLAYNCSPSFNWRKNLDASTIAKFQRELGAMGYKFQFVTLAGFHALNYSMFELAKGYAQEEMTAYVRLQNAEFAAEKHGYTATRHQREVGVGYFDAVTQIVQGGLSSTTAFTGSTEETQFHAAAQPKAVAA is encoded by the coding sequence ATGATCAAGAGCACGGACAAGCGGCAGGCTGCAGCTGACGCTGCCATGATTCAGAAGGACTGGACCGAGAATCCGCGCTGGCGGTCAGTGAAGCGTGGCTATACCGCAGACGACGTGGTTCGGCTGCGGGGGACCGTGCGCATTAAATATACGCTCGCCGAACGCGGAGCAGAAAATCTTTGGCGGCTCTTTCAGGAGCGTCCCTTCGTCAATGCGCTGGGCGCGATGACCGGCAACCAGGCGATGCAGCAGGTGAAGGCCGGCGTTCCTGCGATCTATTTGTCCGGCTGGCAGGTCGCCGCGGATGCCAACAATGCAGGCCAGATGTATCCCGATCAGTCGCTATATCCAGCGGATTCCGTTCCCAACGTCGTGCGGCGAATCAACAACACGTTGTTGCGCGCCGACCAGATCCACCACACCGAGGGCGACGACAGCATCGATTGGCTTGCGCCTATCGTCGCCGACGCGGAAGCGGGATTTGGCGGTGTGCTCAATGCCTTCGAACTGATGAAGGCGATGATCGAAGCGGGAGCCGCCGGGGTGCATTTCGAGGATCAACTGGCCAGCGTGAAAAAATGTGGCCACATGGGCGGCAAGGTACTGGTTCCCACGCAGGAAGCCGTGCAGAAACTGATATCCGCGCGCCTGGCAGCGGACACCCTGGGTGTTCCCACCGTGCTAATTGCACGCACTGACGCGGAAGCTGCTTGCCTGCTGACATCGGACATCGATGACAACGACAAGCCATTTGCGACTGGTGAGCGCACGCCGGAAGGCTACTTCTATGTGCGTGAGGGTCTCGATCAGGCGGTGTCGCGTGGCCTGGCCTATGCGCCTTATGCCGACATGGTCTGGTGTGAAACGGGGAAACCCGATCTTGACTTCGCAAAAAGATTCGCCGAGGCGATCCGCAAGGTCTATCCCGACAAGCTGCTTGCCTACAATTGCTCGCCCTCCTTCAACTGGCGCAAGAACCTCGACGCTTCGACCATTGCGAAATTCCAGCGCGAACTGGGCGCCATGGGCTACAAGTTCCAGTTCGTTACGCTCGCCGGTTTCCATGCGCTCAATTACAGCATGTTCGAACTGGCGAAGGGTTATGCGCAGGAAGAAATGACGGCATATGTGCGCCTGCAGAACGCCGAGTTTGCCGCCGAGAAGCATGGCTACACGGCGACGCGGCACCAGCGCGAGGTCGGCGTTGGCTACTTCGATGCCGTTACGCAAATCGTTCAGGGCGGGCTGTCCTCAACCACGGCCTTTACAGGATCCACCGAAGAAACTCAGTTCCACGCCGCGGCACAGCCCAAGGCTGTCGCTGCCTGA
- a CDS encoding DUF3612 domain-containing protein yields the protein MEQIIRNSHFLGAKLRNLRKEHRITLEDLSARCAQIDPQSAPSVSYLSMIESGRRNPSQELLALIAGVLQRKPAWFLDQTEFAPVGRKQAAGGAARIPFEPSFLFSKDLLQAAIPELLSQTGTTGRQFAQLLIRSHQEISRNEYPDLERAAEMVGKRVFPLNVDDLMALCKHHGLEIRWFERKPILAGNKDREVRSVIRSFFDSPGTIFLNKALQSDPARLKFDLASHIGHKVLHGGDGLKSPHATGGDIGESPDSGSASNTGIEARDVLHAWRDFECSFFAGALLCPKIPFRRFLTRERYRVEARQKLELTAAVIMRRMTKVSAYPYWHFFDADAPGHFRAVYRGNGIPLPWGNMARATDPCPHWAVFRMFGNTPNASSQISVLRENDQWQLYCCHTLRTRDMAGNPHVLSVGIDLLPALSSNGADAVQIVDSIAEDCLRKKGQAKVNRAATEAIREVASILSIAWVEESLEQSARIICSRCSSCPRQGQCDAAPVTRARNIADVQQEILTTTK from the coding sequence ATGGAACAAATCATCAGGAATAGCCACTTTCTCGGTGCCAAACTGCGCAACCTGCGCAAGGAGCACCGGATTACGCTTGAAGACCTGTCTGCACGTTGCGCTCAGATCGATCCGCAATCCGCTCCGTCAGTGTCCTACCTCAGCATGATCGAAAGCGGACGCCGCAATCCCTCCCAGGAATTGCTCGCCCTGATTGCGGGCGTTCTCCAGCGCAAGCCGGCGTGGTTCCTCGACCAAACGGAGTTCGCCCCGGTTGGGCGCAAACAAGCCGCGGGCGGTGCGGCACGGATTCCTTTCGAGCCTTCGTTCCTTTTTTCCAAGGATCTGCTGCAGGCTGCGATTCCTGAACTATTGTCACAAACGGGAACGACGGGACGCCAATTCGCGCAACTGCTGATTCGCTCACATCAGGAAATATCCCGTAACGAATATCCCGATCTGGAACGTGCCGCCGAGATGGTGGGCAAACGCGTCTTTCCGCTCAACGTCGACGATCTGATGGCGTTATGTAAGCATCATGGCCTTGAGATTCGCTGGTTTGAGCGCAAGCCGATTCTTGCGGGGAATAAAGACCGCGAGGTTCGTAGCGTGATCCGATCCTTTTTCGATTCTCCCGGCACCATATTTCTGAACAAGGCTTTGCAATCGGATCCGGCGCGGCTGAAGTTCGATCTGGCGTCCCATATCGGACATAAGGTGCTCCATGGCGGCGACGGCCTGAAATCTCCTCATGCCACTGGAGGCGATATAGGGGAAAGTCCGGACAGCGGTTCAGCCTCCAATACCGGCATCGAAGCGAGAGATGTTCTGCATGCATGGAGAGACTTCGAATGTAGTTTCTTCGCCGGTGCGCTGCTCTGCCCAAAAATACCGTTTCGCCGCTTTCTCACCAGGGAACGATATCGCGTCGAGGCAAGACAAAAGCTCGAACTCACAGCGGCAGTCATCATGCGGCGAATGACCAAGGTTTCCGCTTATCCCTATTGGCACTTTTTTGACGCGGACGCACCCGGCCATTTTCGCGCCGTGTATCGCGGCAACGGCATCCCGCTGCCTTGGGGCAATATGGCTCGCGCTACAGATCCATGCCCGCATTGGGCGGTATTCCGCATGTTTGGAAACACGCCGAACGCGAGTTCGCAGATATCGGTGCTGAGAGAAAACGATCAGTGGCAACTTTACTGTTGCCACACGCTGCGCACGCGCGATATGGCTGGAAATCCCCATGTCCTGTCCGTAGGGATCGACCTGTTGCCCGCCCTGTCATCGAATGGGGCCGATGCAGTGCAGATTGTGGATAGCATCGCAGAAGACTGCCTGCGGAAAAAAGGCCAGGCCAAGGTAAATCGCGCGGCAACAGAGGCCATTCGCGAAGTGGCCAGCATTCTCAGCATTGCCTGGGTAGAAGAATCCCTGGAACAATCCGCACGCATAATCTGCTCCCGCTGCTCAAGTTGTCCGCGCCAGGGACAATGCGATGCGGCACCGGTGACTCGCGCGCGCAACATCGCCGACGTCCAACAGGAAATCCTCACGACTACGAAATAA
- a CDS encoding ABC transporter permease: protein MWRRILALTIKEFLTLLKDKRSRVVIIVPPLIQLIVFGYAATFDLKQVPFAVFNEDSGIVSRQVIAAFRGSPSFEEVEQLTQDREIVPMIDSKQALLVIRIGSRFSAEVLNGHPAPIQIMVDGRNSNTAQLAVNYAQLIIKQFNTDWVASHGGRPPPAVIETRAWFNPNLESRWFFVPGIVGLLTLLVTMLVTALSVAREREQGTFDQLLVTPLRPVEILLGKALPSFVIGIAEATVIILVAVFWFHVPLLGSLLTLYTGIVLFLLSAIGLGLMISSLAVTQQQGLLGAFFFMVPAIILSGFATPIENMPSLVQDLTLLNPLRYFLVVLRGVFLEGTPFHLLIHPFVAMASIGAVALTSAAWLFRHRMY from the coding sequence ATGTGGAGACGCATTCTCGCCCTGACGATCAAGGAGTTCCTGACGCTGCTCAAGGACAAGCGCAGCCGTGTGGTCATCATCGTGCCGCCGCTGATCCAGTTGATCGTGTTTGGCTACGCCGCCACCTTCGATCTGAAACAGGTACCGTTTGCCGTCTTCAATGAAGACAGCGGTATCGTTTCACGGCAGGTAATCGCGGCCTTTCGCGGCTCGCCCAGTTTTGAGGAAGTCGAGCAGCTGACGCAGGACAGGGAGATTGTGCCGATGATCGACAGCAAGCAGGCGCTGCTGGTCATTCGTATCGGGTCACGCTTCAGTGCAGAGGTGCTGAACGGACATCCCGCGCCGATCCAGATCATGGTTGACGGACGCAATTCGAATACGGCGCAGCTGGCAGTCAACTATGCGCAACTGATCATCAAACAGTTCAATACCGACTGGGTAGCCAGCCACGGTGGCAGGCCGCCGCCGGCAGTGATCGAAACACGGGCCTGGTTCAATCCCAACCTGGAAAGCCGCTGGTTTTTTGTGCCAGGCATCGTCGGCCTGCTGACGCTGCTCGTCACCATGCTGGTGACGGCTCTGTCTGTAGCACGGGAGCGCGAACAGGGCACGTTTGACCAGTTGCTCGTTACGCCCCTGCGGCCGGTTGAAATCCTGCTGGGAAAGGCATTGCCCAGTTTTGTGATCGGCATCGCCGAAGCCACTGTGATCATTCTGGTTGCCGTATTCTGGTTTCATGTCCCGCTGTTGGGCAGTTTGCTGACGCTGTATACCGGCATCGTGTTGTTCCTGCTGTCAGCAATCGGTCTGGGCCTGATGATTTCGTCGCTCGCCGTCACCCAGCAGCAGGGATTGCTAGGGGCTTTTTTCTTCATGGTGCCCGCCATAATCCTGTCCGGATTTGCGACTCCGATCGAAAATATGCCGTCGCTGGTGCAGGATCTGACCTTGCTGAATCCCCTGCGATATTTTTTGGTGGTGCTGCGGGGGGTATTTCTGGAGGGCACTCCGTTCCATCTGCTGATCCACCCGTTTGTTGCAATGGCGTCGATTGGTGCGGTAGCTCTGACGAGTGCGGCATGGCTGTTCAGGCACAGAATGTATTGA
- the aceB gene encoding malate synthase A: protein MNYAKNTAALSRRAPMSFNLPKGVRIDAPLLPRFEEILTHDALEFVARLHRTFESRRRELIAARARRQMEFDAGMLPDFLPDTAHIRSGSWTVAPCPADLQDRRVEITGPTERKMVINAMNSGASVFMADFEDSNTPTWENLIQGQINLRDTIDGTISYTSTEGKSYRLAERTATLLVRPRGWHLLEKHVQIDGDAVAGSIFDFALYFFHNAKQRIANGSGVYFYLPKMESHLEARLWNDVFIAAQDMLGVPQGTIKATVLIETVLAAFEMDEILYELREHSAGLNIGRWDYIFSCIKKFRSRHEFCLADRARVTMTAPFLRAYALLLIKTCHRRNAFAMGGMAAQIPIKNDPAANEAALEKVRADKLREVTDGCDGTWVAHPGLVAIAKEIFDRHMPTPNQIQRQRNDVNVTARDLLQFEPETPITEEGLRNNISVGVQYLGSWLAGNGCVPVFNLMEDAATAEISRSQIWQWIRNPKGVLDDGRKVTELLFRQLLAEELPRIRTLLGEKGWNAGQYENAARLFEQITTSDKYTEFLTLPAYEMIM, encoded by the coding sequence ATGAACTACGCCAAGAATACCGCGGCGCTGAGCCGGAGGGCGCCAATGTCTTTCAATCTGCCGAAGGGCGTCAGAATAGACGCTCCCCTGCTGCCACGTTTCGAAGAGATACTGACTCACGACGCGCTTGAATTTGTCGCCAGGCTGCATCGCACCTTCGAGTCGCGCCGCCGCGAACTCATCGCGGCGCGCGCGCGAAGGCAGATGGAATTCGACGCCGGCATGCTGCCGGATTTCCTGCCCGACACTGCGCATATCCGGAGCGGAAGCTGGACTGTTGCGCCGTGTCCGGCGGACCTGCAGGACCGCCGCGTCGAGATCACGGGTCCGACGGAACGCAAGATGGTGATCAACGCCATGAATTCCGGCGCCAGCGTCTTCATGGCAGACTTCGAGGATTCGAATACCCCGACCTGGGAGAACCTCATTCAGGGCCAGATCAATCTGCGCGACACCATCGATGGCACTATCAGCTACACCAGCACGGAAGGGAAAAGCTACCGGCTGGCCGAGCGAACGGCGACGCTGCTGGTGCGGCCACGCGGCTGGCATCTCCTGGAAAAACACGTTCAAATCGATGGCGATGCGGTCGCGGGATCCATTTTTGATTTTGCGCTCTATTTCTTTCACAACGCGAAGCAGCGTATCGCCAACGGCAGCGGCGTCTACTTCTACCTGCCGAAAATGGAAAGCCATCTCGAAGCACGGCTCTGGAACGATGTTTTTATCGCGGCGCAAGACATGTTGGGCGTCCCGCAAGGCACCATCAAGGCGACGGTGCTGATCGAAACCGTGCTCGCTGCGTTCGAAATGGACGAAATACTCTACGAACTGCGCGAGCATTCGGCCGGCCTTAACATCGGGCGCTGGGACTACATTTTCAGTTGCATCAAGAAATTTCGCTCCCGTCACGAGTTCTGCCTCGCCGATCGCGCGCGGGTGACGATGACGGCACCGTTCCTGCGCGCATATGCCCTCTTGCTGATCAAAACCTGCCATCGTCGCAACGCGTTCGCGATGGGCGGCATGGCAGCACAGATCCCGATCAAGAATGATCCGGCGGCAAACGAAGCAGCCCTGGAAAAAGTGCGCGCGGACAAGTTGCGCGAAGTTACCGATGGCTGTGACGGCACATGGGTGGCTCACCCCGGCCTGGTTGCCATTGCAAAAGAGATTTTCGACCGGCATATGCCCACGCCAAACCAGATCCAGCGCCAGCGAAACGACGTCAACGTCACTGCGCGAGATCTGCTCCAGTTCGAGCCAGAAACACCGATTACCGAAGAAGGACTGCGCAACAACATCAGCGTGGGCGTGCAGTATTTGGGCTCATGGCTGGCCGGCAACGGTTGCGTTCCGGTGTTCAACCTGATGGAAGATGCCGCCACCGCCGAAATTTCACGTTCGCAGATTTGGCAATGGATCAGGAATCCCAAAGGCGTGCTCGACGACGGTCGCAAGGTGACCGAGCTTCTGTTCCGTCAACTGCTCGCCGAAGAGTTGCCGCGAATCCGAACTCTGCTTGGCGAGAAAGGCTGGAACGCAGGCCAGTACGAAAACGCGGCGCGGTTGTTCGAGCAAATTACGACCAGCGACAAATACACGGAATTCCTGACATTGCCGGCATATGAAATGATCATGTGA